One Natrinema halophilum genomic window carries:
- the glmM gene encoding phosphoglucosamine mutase, producing the protein MQVFGSSGTRGVANEELTPAFVLRVAKAAGTTWDDGRGGSRVAIARDTRHTGRMLADAAASGLASTGTDVDRLGIVPTPGAQAYAEREGVPVVVITASHNPPQYNGVKLIGSDGVELSTSALERIEETLLAESFTVASWDETGRVHEIEGAARKYVDELLAAADRKSIADADLTVALDPGHGAGSLTSPRFFRKLGCRVVTVNSQPDGHFPGRDPEPVPGNLADLGRLVRATDADVGIAHDGDADRAIFFDENGEYVEGDATLAALAAAELEAGDTTVSAVNVSQRLVDVVTDVGAELELTPIGSTNIITRIQELEDKGERVPIAGEGNGGVFFPSYRLSRDGAYTAASFLELIAERPVSEIVAPFDGYVNVRRNIEYESTAERDAMLDAAANQAQTAEAELNTRDGYRLDYGDAWVLARPSGTEPLVRIYAEARDGDRAEELADDMYEALAAAKADA; encoded by the coding sequence ATGCAAGTCTTCGGATCGAGTGGGACGCGGGGCGTCGCCAACGAGGAACTGACGCCCGCGTTCGTCCTGCGCGTCGCGAAAGCGGCCGGGACGACATGGGACGACGGCCGTGGTGGGAGTCGCGTCGCGATCGCCCGTGACACTCGCCATACCGGGCGCATGCTGGCCGACGCAGCCGCCAGCGGACTGGCGAGTACGGGTACCGACGTCGACCGACTCGGAATCGTCCCAACGCCGGGTGCACAGGCCTACGCCGAACGGGAAGGGGTTCCCGTCGTGGTCATCACGGCTTCGCACAACCCGCCGCAGTACAACGGCGTCAAGCTCATCGGCAGCGACGGCGTCGAACTGTCGACTTCGGCACTCGAGCGAATCGAAGAAACGCTGCTCGCCGAGTCGTTTACCGTCGCGTCCTGGGACGAAACGGGCCGCGTCCACGAAATCGAGGGTGCGGCGCGCAAATACGTCGACGAACTACTCGCAGCCGCCGACCGAAAGTCGATCGCCGACGCCGATCTCACCGTCGCTCTCGATCCGGGCCACGGCGCGGGATCGCTGACCAGTCCCCGCTTCTTTCGCAAACTCGGTTGTCGCGTCGTCACCGTTAACAGTCAGCCCGACGGCCACTTCCCCGGCCGCGATCCCGAGCCCGTCCCCGGGAACCTCGCCGACCTGGGCCGACTCGTCCGCGCAACCGACGCCGACGTCGGCATCGCCCACGACGGCGACGCCGACCGCGCCATCTTCTTCGACGAAAACGGCGAGTACGTCGAGGGCGACGCCACCCTCGCCGCGCTCGCCGCCGCCGAACTCGAGGCCGGCGACACCACCGTCTCCGCGGTCAACGTCTCCCAGCGACTCGTCGATGTCGTCACCGATGTCGGTGCCGAACTCGAGTTGACCCCGATCGGATCGACCAACATCATTACGCGCATCCAGGAACTCGAGGACAAGGGCGAACGGGTACCGATCGCGGGCGAGGGCAACGGCGGGGTCTTCTTCCCGAGTTATCGACTCTCGCGCGACGGCGCCTACACAGCGGCGAGCTTCCTCGAGTTGATCGCGGAGCGCCCGGTCAGCGAGATCGTCGCTCCCTTCGACGGATACGTCAACGTTCGGCGCAACATCGAGTACGAGTCGACGGCCGAACGCGACGCGATGCTCGACGCGGCGGCCAACCAGGCCCAGACCGCCGAGGCGGAACTCAACACCCGCGATGGCTACCGACTGGATTACGGCGATGCGTGGGTCCTCGCCCGCCCCTCCGGAACCGAACCGCTCGTCCGAATCTACGCCGAAGCCCGAGACGGCGACCGCGCCGAGGAACTCGCCGACGACATGTACGAAGCGCTGGCCGCGGCGAAAGCCGACGCCTGA
- a CDS encoding DUF1059 domain-containing protein: MADAHKLDCESVSDTCRFIVQSEDEEEAVELARNHMKEVHDQEYSDDELREEHLQVV, from the coding sequence ATGGCAGACGCGCACAAACTCGATTGCGAATCGGTATCGGATACGTGCCGGTTTATCGTCCAATCGGAAGACGAAGAAGAGGCGGTTGAATTGGCTCGAAATCACATGAAAGAGGTTCACGACCAGGAGTACTCGGACGACGAACTCCGGGAGGAACACCTGCAAGTCGTCTGA
- a CDS encoding Lrp/AsnC family transcriptional regulator, producing the protein MSDGSIDDLDRRIVHSLQQDARNTSASEIAKQAGVSASTVRNRIHNLEQAGVLTGYRPEVNYEAASYQLHTLIVCTASIPDREALAQQALDVPGVVAVREIMTGTENVHVEAVGSDGDDLSRIGRDLDEIGLEVVDEDLIRNEYECAFHGFSVEDV; encoded by the coding sequence ATGAGCGACGGTTCGATTGACGATCTCGATAGGCGAATCGTACACAGTCTCCAACAGGACGCTCGTAACACCTCGGCGAGCGAGATTGCAAAGCAAGCCGGCGTTTCGGCCAGCACGGTCCGCAATCGGATCCACAATCTGGAGCAGGCAGGCGTTTTGACCGGCTACCGACCCGAAGTGAACTACGAGGCAGCCAGCTATCAGCTTCACACGCTGATCGTCTGCACCGCGTCTATTCCCGATCGAGAAGCGCTCGCACAGCAGGCCCTCGACGTCCCGGGTGTCGTCGCTGTCAGAGAAATCATGACAGGGACCGAGAACGTCCACGTCGAAGCGGTCGGGTCGGACGGGGACGACTTGAGCAGGATCGGCCGCGATCTCGACGAGATCGGTCTCGAAGTCGTCGACGAGGACCTCATCCGGAACGAGTACGAGTGTGCGTTTCACGGGTTCAGCGTCGAGGACGTGTAG
- a CDS encoding NAD-binding protein, protein MADSRIASNGHIDLAPRRIHVVGDDGVGVFLASELSTYVHTSFVGVDETATASAARAGLETSQIDVTDLRSFAFATFSDGDTVIVASSVDARNFLLAQTIKMTTGVDEIIVRLANPHNASAFEEIDVETVCIASMLTTEVLDRLTS, encoded by the coding sequence ATGGCTGATTCACGGATAGCGTCCAACGGACATATCGATCTAGCCCCCCGTCGAATTCATGTCGTCGGCGACGACGGCGTCGGGGTGTTCCTCGCCTCAGAACTATCTACGTACGTGCATACGTCGTTTGTCGGCGTCGACGAGACAGCAACGGCGAGTGCAGCGCGTGCTGGACTCGAAACGAGCCAGATCGACGTCACCGATCTGCGATCGTTCGCGTTCGCTACTTTCTCGGACGGGGACACCGTGATCGTTGCCTCAAGCGTCGATGCTCGAAACTTCCTCTTGGCACAGACGATCAAAATGACAACTGGTGTCGACGAAATCATCGTTCGTCTCGCTAATCCACACAACGCAAGCGCGTTCGAAGAGATCGACGTCGAAACCGTCTGTATCGCTTCGATGCTAACTACGGAAGTTCTCGATCGCCTCACGAGCTAA
- a CDS encoding amino acid permease, translating to MPKELERDLGLFAVVAISIGAMIGSGIFILPGLALKTAGPAVILAYLLAGVLVLPAALSKSEMATAMPEAGGTYIYIERGMGPLLGTIAGVGTWFSLSFKGALALVGGVPYLLYLFDLPVKPIALALAAVLVVVNLVGAKQTGRLQIAIVAVMLAAMVWFVVGGLSSTSGASYDGFFEKGSGGLLAATGLVFVSYAGVTKIASVAEEIENPDRNIPLGILGSLAFTTLLYVLIVVVMVGVTPPDLLSDSAVPMIHAAEATLAWPGVIAVIVAAVLALVSTANAGILSSSRYPFAMARDNLAPPSLTAIHEKWGTPVQAITLTGAVMFLLIAFVPILQIAKLASAFQIIVFALVNGAVIAFREGNADGYDPSFRSPLYPWTQIVGIFGGFLLIGYMGLIPLVGAAVIIAGSALWYAYYARSRVQREGAATDVFRRTVGRKAVEQTRSTFEMGDGYEVLVAITEETSEQRERSLLRIAADIARDNDGCVSVIQFDEVPDQVSLQQASETQSPADIEFEARTEPLTEEFDVPVNYGEIVSHDTKRAIVNFAEHEDADFLLLERSGDPLYAPIFGTPIEWVTRNSPCDVLLIEDRHVDRIDSVTVVTDRGPFDPQKITVANALASEAGATIELLYPLATSATGTQRNTLDEYLAELESLCSVPVDRSIIETDDPDREFVSKADSDDVLIIGTDGGRVWGNLFGRPADKIVDSVDCTAIQVNPNRRTSGPLRRFVERLVF from the coding sequence ATGCCAAAAGAACTGGAACGCGACCTCGGACTGTTCGCGGTAGTCGCTATCAGTATCGGCGCGATGATCGGGAGTGGAATCTTTATACTTCCGGGTCTGGCGCTGAAGACGGCTGGACCGGCGGTTATTCTGGCATACCTGCTCGCGGGTGTCCTCGTCTTGCCAGCCGCCCTGAGCAAATCCGAGATGGCGACGGCGATGCCGGAGGCCGGTGGGACGTACATCTACATCGAGCGCGGGATGGGACCACTGCTCGGCACGATCGCCGGCGTCGGAACGTGGTTTTCCCTCTCGTTTAAAGGCGCATTGGCGCTGGTCGGCGGCGTCCCCTATCTGTTGTATCTGTTCGACCTGCCGGTGAAGCCGATCGCACTTGCACTGGCCGCGGTTCTCGTAGTCGTCAATCTCGTCGGCGCGAAACAGACGGGGCGTCTTCAGATTGCCATCGTCGCCGTGATGCTCGCTGCCATGGTGTGGTTCGTCGTGGGTGGGCTTTCGTCGACGAGTGGCGCCAGCTATGACGGGTTTTTCGAGAAGGGATCGGGTGGTCTCCTCGCCGCGACCGGGCTCGTATTCGTCTCGTACGCGGGTGTGACCAAGATAGCGAGCGTCGCCGAGGAAATCGAGAATCCGGACCGAAACATTCCGCTCGGGATTCTCGGCTCGCTCGCCTTCACGACCCTTCTGTACGTCCTGATCGTCGTGGTAATGGTCGGTGTGACACCTCCGGATCTATTGAGCGACTCCGCAGTGCCGATGATCCACGCGGCCGAGGCGACGCTCGCCTGGCCCGGTGTAATCGCTGTCATCGTCGCTGCCGTGCTCGCACTCGTCAGTACGGCCAACGCGGGTATCCTATCGTCGTCTCGCTATCCGTTTGCGATGGCTCGTGACAACCTTGCGCCGCCGTCGTTGACGGCAATCCACGAAAAGTGGGGAACACCGGTTCAGGCGATTACACTCACCGGTGCCGTTATGTTCCTGCTCATCGCGTTCGTTCCGATCCTCCAGATCGCAAAACTCGCGAGCGCGTTCCAGATCATCGTGTTTGCGCTCGTCAACGGTGCCGTCATCGCGTTTCGCGAAGGAAATGCCGACGGATACGATCCATCCTTTCGGTCCCCACTGTATCCGTGGACGCAGATCGTCGGAATCTTCGGCGGATTCCTTCTGATTGGATATATGGGGTTGATCCCGCTCGTCGGCGCCGCCGTTATCATCGCGGGATCGGCACTCTGGTATGCCTACTACGCTCGCAGCCGAGTCCAGCGAGAAGGTGCCGCGACGGACGTGTTCCGCCGCACTGTCGGCCGCAAGGCCGTCGAACAGACGAGGTCTACCTTCGAGATGGGTGACGGATACGAGGTGCTCGTTGCGATTACAGAGGAAACGAGCGAACAGCGAGAGCGCTCGCTACTGCGGATCGCAGCCGATATCGCCCGCGACAATGACGGCTGTGTCAGCGTCATCCAGTTCGACGAGGTTCCCGACCAGGTGTCGCTCCAGCAGGCATCTGAAACGCAATCGCCGGCGGACATCGAATTCGAGGCGCGAACGGAGCCTCTTACCGAGGAGTTCGACGTGCCGGTCAACTACGGAGAAATCGTCAGTCACGACACGAAGCGAGCGATCGTCAACTTCGCCGAACACGAGGATGCGGACTTCCTCCTGCTCGAGCGGAGTGGCGATCCACTGTACGCCCCAATATTCGGGACGCCTATCGAGTGGGTCACCCGGAACTCGCCGTGTGATGTCTTGCTGATCGAGGACCGCCACGTCGACCGGATCGACTCCGTGACGGTCGTCACGGATCGGGGGCCGTTCGATCCCCAGAAGATCACCGTCGCAAACGCGCTGGCGAGTGAAGCCGGGGCGACCATCGAACTCCTGTACCCGCTCGCGACATCTGCGACCGGAACCCAACGGAACACGCTAGACGAGTATCTCGCCGAACTCGAGTCACTCTGCTCGGTCCCGGTGGACCGGTCGATCATCGAGACGGACGATCCCGATCGGGAGTTCGTTTCGAAGGCCGATTCCGACGACGTCCTCATCATCGGGACGGACGGTGGGCGAGTATGGGGGAACCTGTTCGGCCGTCCGGCGGACAAGATCGTCGACAGCGTCGATTGCACGGCGATTCAGGTCAATCCGAATCGCCGCACGTCCGGCCCGCTCAGGCGGTTCGTCGAACGGCTCGTGTTTTAA
- a CDS encoding halocin C8-like domain-containing protein encodes MAEKNKNDGFSRRSVLRKTAASAATVTLASAANTASAEQGTPDFEVVNQTELSDDRVQTEFGHLLESSAVQNLDRAIQAESDVEVAGRFGIQFETDDPEINKTDPVILFGGYRPDQPGREAAGMLVSIVVDTTPDEETSTREPMMAFGRTIDSPNEKRVSVSSHSAGDFELKTITADEQGTASVVQREPVRNPVADGSSDADGGVTTQDWRDALGCGACTAIVGTLCDGATGSVSRYACLEACAPFLGSVWGYGACGGACFVIVDAINNYGCAVGAGTICAGIDVC; translated from the coding sequence ATGGCTGAGAAAAATAAAAACGACGGATTCAGCAGAAGAAGTGTACTGCGAAAGACCGCTGCGAGCGCGGCCACAGTGACGCTCGCTTCGGCCGCAAACACCGCCTCTGCAGAGCAGGGAACTCCCGATTTCGAGGTCGTAAATCAAACTGAACTCTCAGACGACCGGGTGCAGACCGAATTTGGTCACCTATTGGAGTCGTCTGCGGTCCAGAATCTCGATCGGGCGATCCAGGCGGAATCGGACGTCGAGGTAGCCGGACGGTTCGGGATCCAGTTCGAAACTGACGATCCTGAAATAAACAAAACGGACCCGGTGATCCTCTTTGGCGGATACCGGCCTGACCAACCCGGGCGGGAGGCCGCTGGGATGTTGGTTTCGATCGTTGTCGATACGACCCCAGACGAGGAAACGAGCACGAGAGAGCCAATGATGGCGTTCGGACGGACGATCGACTCACCGAACGAAAAGCGGGTGTCGGTGAGTTCGCATTCGGCGGGCGACTTCGAACTAAAGACGATCACCGCTGATGAACAGGGAACTGCGTCGGTGGTTCAGCGCGAACCGGTTCGAAATCCGGTTGCCGACGGCTCATCGGATGCCGACGGTGGCGTGACTACGCAGGACTGGCGAGACGCACTCGGCTGTGGTGCGTGCACTGCCATCGTCGGGACGCTCTGTGACGGTGCCACCGGCTCCGTTTCCCGGTATGCGTGTCTGGAAGCCTGCGCACCCTTCCTCGGAAGCGTGTGGGGATACGGTGCCTGTGGCGGCGCATGCTTCGTGATCGTTGATGCGATCAATAACTACGGCTGTGCGGTCGGTGCCGGGACTATCTGTGCCGGAATCGACGTCTGTTAA
- a CDS encoding PH domain-containing protein, translating into MQLRFDGTMVGLNRRIVFVWTVYLLVISAIMYGSLRVLQSSVTSISATVTIVVPGVSFVIGLAYLMLQYRSWDVMMQDEELRLQRGVLRTKQTFIPYKQIQHIDVEARPLERVFGLSRLVVYTAGTPRSDLVVPGLDSSDALVLQEKLS; encoded by the coding sequence ATGCAACTACGGTTCGATGGTACTATGGTCGGGTTGAATAGGCGCATCGTATTCGTCTGGACTGTGTATCTCCTCGTCATTTCTGCCATCATGTATGGTTCGCTGCGCGTCCTGCAATCGTCCGTGACCTCGATTTCAGCGACCGTGACTATCGTCGTCCCCGGAGTCAGTTTCGTCATCGGACTCGCCTATCTAATGCTTCAGTATCGATCCTGGGACGTCATGATGCAAGACGAGGAACTCCGCCTTCAACGTGGCGTCCTCCGGACGAAACAGACGTTTATTCCCTACAAGCAGATACAGCATATTGACGTGGAAGCACGACCGCTCGAGCGGGTGTTCGGACTGTCCCGTCTCGTCGTCTACACGGCCGGTACACCGCGTTCGGACCTGGTGGTCCCCGGACTCGACTCGAGCGATGCGCTCGTGCTTCAGGAGAAGTTGTCATGA
- a CDS encoding PH domain-containing protein, which translates to MKERTIPDGSRLHVRSIVCRAMDDMSRSVVLVTGVLFVYQDGVRNLRYLLPFVLLYFLAAALWESLYWYRFTYRVTDEDEISIRSGVLRRRHRTVPFGRIEHVRLLESPASRLFGVTGVHCETAGTRDKSEVKLRYVSPETASRLRKTLESSRLDRPHESRSDETRLYDLSARQLAAYSLLRIHYAPVIFAVGTVVSIAVLPFEATASLDALVVTSVRSALPAGFGLSKWGVLIVLAIIAGWVVGAARTAIRLYGFQLTRDDGTLYRRHGLLTRVEEEIPIDNVQIVRCSDNPLVRAFGQTELEIQTAGGSEIMPFDSKTTLVPLAPRADAEEIARLILPFDLDDAATIPKSARKRYVVRYLLVVVLALSATVFGRDYAAALASIPLAAYAIPMLMVPVAAHVRWSSISYTFGTDHLRICNGFWRRREYILPYRNVQRYTVSQTILQRRHDLSTLRIETAAFPLSIGASVPDMDTETAIGFGDRLRRHL; encoded by the coding sequence ATGAAGGAACGGACGATACCCGACGGCTCGAGGCTCCACGTCAGGTCGATCGTTTGCCGTGCGATGGACGACATGAGTCGATCAGTCGTCCTGGTAACGGGCGTCTTGTTCGTGTACCAGGACGGGGTTCGCAATCTTCGTTATCTGCTTCCGTTCGTCCTCCTGTACTTTCTCGCAGCAGCGCTGTGGGAGAGTCTCTACTGGTATCGATTCACCTACCGCGTGACGGACGAAGACGAGATAAGCATCCGCTCCGGCGTGCTTCGGCGTCGTCACCGCACGGTTCCATTCGGTCGGATCGAGCACGTACGGCTGCTCGAATCCCCCGCGAGCCGTCTGTTCGGCGTTACCGGCGTCCACTGCGAGACCGCCGGAACGCGAGATAAAAGCGAAGTCAAACTCCGATACGTCTCTCCGGAGACGGCGAGCCGGCTGCGGAAAACGCTCGAGTCGAGCCGTCTCGATCGGCCACACGAGTCTCGTTCGGACGAAACGCGGTTATACGACCTCTCGGCGCGCCAGTTAGCGGCGTACAGCCTGCTCAGAATCCATTACGCCCCGGTGATCTTCGCGGTCGGAACCGTCGTTTCGATTGCGGTCCTTCCGTTCGAGGCGACGGCCTCGCTCGATGCGCTGGTCGTTACGTCCGTCCGGTCTGCGCTTCCCGCCGGCTTTGGACTATCGAAGTGGGGAGTATTGATCGTTCTCGCGATCATCGCTGGCTGGGTCGTCGGTGCCGCCCGGACGGCAATTAGACTGTATGGATTTCAACTCACGCGCGATGACGGCACGCTGTACCGACGTCACGGACTCCTCACTCGAGTCGAAGAAGAGATCCCGATCGACAACGTCCAGATCGTCCGGTGTAGTGACAACCCGCTCGTTCGAGCCTTCGGGCAGACGGAACTCGAAATCCAGACGGCGGGTGGAAGCGAGATCATGCCGTTCGACTCGAAGACGACGCTCGTTCCGTTAGCGCCTCGCGCAGACGCCGAGGAAATCGCACGACTGATCCTCCCCTTTGACCTCGACGATGCGGCGACCATCCCGAAATCCGCACGGAAGCGATACGTTGTCCGGTATCTGCTGGTCGTGGTGCTCGCTCTCTCTGCGACAGTCTTCGGTCGGGATTATGCCGCTGCGCTCGCATCGATCCCGCTTGCTGCGTACGCTATTCCGATGTTAATGGTACCAGTCGCGGCACACGTTCGCTGGTCCAGTATCTCGTATACCTTCGGAACAGACCATCTTCGGATTTGTAACGGGTTCTGGCGACGGCGGGAGTACATCCTGCCCTACCGAAACGTACAGCGGTACACCGTCTCACAGACTATACTGCAGCGCCGTCACGATCTCTCGACGCTGCGGATCGAAACGGCCGCATTTCCGCTTTCGATCGGTGCGAGTGTCCCCGACATGGATACTGAAACCGCGATAGGATTCGGTGATCGATTGCGCAGGCACCTGTAA
- a CDS encoding DUF7118 family protein, which produces MSERAHPSDVGSNGGTGSDDEPTPLESLEAARQRLETVERRIAEYGNESVEEVATAYHDATNLLDEYVDRATGTGRENFQAYVELEGRFDTLVSNLSDDLIEHEAFEDALDAIDKRRLSESDFERAHDALEPAATFSELLDEREAAREELADARTDANKRLRTIDDEIGERERLLELATADLDAPVERLRDPVETYNDAIRDAFESYRHEASTREVFDLLERSRWYPFVNYERPPDDLERYVRTDPAGDYTIPELLEYAEYSRSKLSHYVDSADELKRNVATQRTYLDGIGPEPLTIDWPPEPAGALRCRAREYRPFVDRVADEDTVAALRDVRLLTTDTDYDRLQTAAQAVDQLTAAERERLTDGRVEAELEDLRRERERLEDALENDYLE; this is translated from the coding sequence ATGAGCGAGCGCGCCCACCCGTCGGACGTCGGCTCCAATGGCGGTACCGGGAGCGACGACGAACCGACCCCGCTCGAGTCGCTCGAGGCCGCCCGGCAACGCCTCGAGACGGTCGAACGACGGATCGCGGAGTACGGCAACGAGTCCGTTGAGGAGGTTGCCACGGCTTACCACGACGCGACGAACCTGCTGGACGAGTACGTCGACCGCGCGACCGGGACCGGCCGAGAGAACTTTCAGGCGTACGTCGAACTCGAAGGGCGGTTCGATACGCTCGTCTCGAACCTATCCGACGATCTCATCGAGCACGAGGCGTTCGAGGACGCACTCGACGCGATCGACAAGCGGCGACTCAGCGAATCCGACTTCGAGCGGGCCCACGACGCTCTCGAGCCCGCAGCGACGTTCTCGGAACTGCTCGACGAGCGCGAGGCCGCCCGCGAGGAACTGGCGGATGCGCGGACGGACGCGAACAAACGTCTGCGGACGATCGACGACGAGATCGGCGAGCGCGAACGGCTGCTCGAACTGGCGACGGCCGACCTGGACGCGCCGGTCGAACGGCTCCGGGACCCCGTCGAGACCTACAACGATGCGATCCGCGACGCGTTCGAATCGTACCGCCACGAGGCCTCCACACGCGAGGTATTCGACTTGCTCGAGCGGAGTCGATGGTACCCGTTCGTGAACTACGAACGGCCGCCCGACGATCTCGAGCGCTACGTTCGGACCGATCCGGCCGGCGACTACACGATTCCGGAACTGCTCGAGTACGCCGAGTATTCCCGGTCGAAGCTCTCCCACTACGTCGACAGCGCGGACGAACTCAAGCGCAACGTCGCAACCCAGCGGACCTATCTCGACGGCATCGGACCCGAGCCGCTGACGATCGACTGGCCGCCGGAACCGGCCGGCGCGCTCCGCTGCCGTGCGCGGGAGTATCGCCCGTTCGTCGACCGCGTCGCCGACGAGGACACCGTCGCGGCACTGCGCGACGTTCGACTGCTCACGACCGACACCGACTACGACCGCCTCCAGACCGCAGCCCAGGCCGTCGATCAGCTTACGGCCGCCGAGCGCGAGCGGTTGACCGACGGCCGTGTCGAAGCCGAACTCGAGGATCTCCGACGCGAACGGGAGCGCCTCGAGGACGCGCTCGAGAACGATTATCTCGAGTAA
- the hisI gene encoding phosphoribosyl-AMP cyclohydrolase: protein MDDDVSVDFGEDGLVPAVAQDAGTGEVLMLAYVSPEALEQTRETGRAHYYSRSRDELWEKGATSGHVQTVEEVRVDCDADTLLYLVDQEGGACHTGHRSCFYRTVDGETVGEQVFDPDTVYE, encoded by the coding sequence ATGGACGACGACGTTTCGGTCGACTTCGGCGAGGACGGACTCGTCCCCGCCGTGGCACAGGACGCCGGAACCGGCGAGGTGCTGATGCTCGCGTACGTCTCCCCGGAGGCGCTCGAGCAAACGCGCGAGACCGGGCGGGCCCACTACTACTCCCGGAGTCGGGACGAGCTCTGGGAGAAAGGAGCGACGAGCGGCCACGTGCAGACGGTCGAGGAGGTCCGAGTCGACTGCGACGCCGACACGCTCCTCTACCTCGTCGATCAGGAAGGCGGAGCGTGTCACACCGGCCACCGGTCGTGTTTCTATCGGACAGTCGACGGCGAGACCGTCGGCGAACAGGTGTTCGACCCCGACACCGTCTACGAATAG
- the serA gene encoding phosphoglycerate dehydrogenase yields MKVLVTDPIADAGLDVLRDAGHEVETGYELEGDDLLEAVSDANGLIVRSGTEVTDEVLEAAEELVIVGRAGIGVDNIDIDAATDHGVIVANAPEGNVRAAAEHTVAMTFAAARSIPQAHIRLKNGEWAKSDYLGAELDGKTLGVVGLGRVGQEVSKKLDSLGMDIVAYDPYISEERAQRIGAELVDLEASLERADFLTVHTPLTPETEGLISEDELELLGNGYLINCARGGVVDEDALAAKVDDGTVAGAALDVFAEEPLSADSPLLEHDDIIVTPHLGASTEAAQENVATSTAKQVNAALVGEPVANALNAPSIDESAFPRVEPYIELADTAGKVAAQLLDGRIEDIEVTYEGDIASEDVEFVTASALKGVFEPLEWQVNAVNAPQIAEDRGVDVTESKTRQAEDFQSLITVTVSNDDDQVSVDGTLFAGDDPRIVRIDGYRVDAIPHGRMVITRNTDEPGVIGLIGTVMGDHGVNIAGMFNAREAIGGEALTVYNVDNDVPAAAKTELEEDSRIIGVSDITLNGQG; encoded by the coding sequence ATGAAGGTTCTCGTCACGGATCCGATCGCGGATGCGGGTCTTGACGTACTCAGAGACGCCGGCCACGAGGTCGAAACGGGCTACGAACTCGAGGGCGACGACCTCCTCGAGGCGGTCTCGGACGCGAACGGATTGATCGTTCGCTCCGGTACCGAAGTTACCGACGAGGTCCTCGAGGCCGCCGAAGAATTGGTTATCGTCGGACGAGCGGGGATCGGCGTCGACAACATCGACATCGACGCTGCGACGGACCACGGCGTCATCGTCGCCAACGCCCCGGAGGGGAACGTTCGCGCCGCCGCCGAGCACACCGTCGCGATGACGTTTGCGGCCGCCCGCTCGATCCCGCAGGCACACATCCGCCTGAAGAACGGCGAATGGGCGAAAAGCGACTATCTCGGTGCCGAGCTCGACGGGAAGACGTTGGGCGTCGTCGGCCTCGGCCGCGTCGGCCAGGAAGTTTCCAAAAAACTCGACTCGCTGGGAATGGACATCGTCGCCTACGACCCCTACATCAGCGAGGAACGTGCCCAGCGCATCGGTGCCGAGCTCGTAGACCTCGAGGCGAGCCTCGAGCGGGCCGATTTCCTGACCGTCCACACTCCGCTGACGCCGGAGACGGAGGGGCTGATCAGCGAGGACGAACTCGAACTGCTCGGAAACGGCTACCTGATCAACTGCGCTCGGGGTGGCGTCGTCGACGAGGACGCGCTGGCCGCCAAGGTCGACGACGGCACGGTTGCCGGCGCGGCACTGGACGTATTCGCCGAGGAACCGCTCTCGGCTGACTCGCCGCTGCTCGAGCACGACGACATCATCGTCACGCCCCACCTCGGGGCCTCGACGGAGGCCGCACAGGAGAACGTCGCCACGTCGACAGCCAAACAGGTCAACGCTGCACTGGTCGGGGAACCAGTCGCCAATGCGCTGAACGCCCCCTCGATCGACGAGAGCGCGTTCCCCCGAGTCGAACCGTACATCGAACTCGCGGATACCGCCGGCAAGGTCGCAGCCCAGTTGCTCGACGGCCGAATCGAGGACATCGAGGTCACCTACGAGGGCGACATCGCAAGCGAGGACGTCGAATTCGTCACCGCCTCGGCACTCAAGGGCGTCTTCGAACCGCTCGAGTGGCAGGTCAACGCGGTCAACGCGCCCCAGATTGCAGAGGACCGCGGCGTCGACGTCACCGAGTCCAAAACCCGACAGGCCGAGGACTTCCAGAGCCTGATCACCGTCACCGTCAGCAACGACGATGACCAAGTGTCGGTCGACGGAACCCTCTTTGCAGGTGACGATCCGCGGATCGTCCGCATCGACGGCTACCGCGTCGACGCCATCCCCCACGGCCGGATGGTCATCACGCGGAATACCGACGAACCCGGCGTCATCGGCCTGATCGGTACCGTCATGGGCGACCACGGCGTCAACATCGCCGGCATGTTCAACGCCCGCGAGGCCATCGGCGGCGAAGCGCTGACCGTCTACAACGTCGACAATGACGTCCCCGCGGCGGCCAAAACAGAACTCGAGGAAGACTCACGGATCATCGGCGTCAGCGACATTACGCTGAACGGCCAGGGCTGA